One Cucumis sativus cultivar 9930 chromosome 1, Cucumber_9930_V3, whole genome shotgun sequence DNA segment encodes these proteins:
- the LOC101222168 gene encoding putative E3 ubiquitin-protein ligase LIN-1, protein MVDTGFTTASNILHHISTFISEILVQSDLRKRLLSTVYDNFSLSDEIALKPLGLAAEALENAISADNSSIKTSSLRCAEELLLSLPENPISSFLLSLIYGLKHQNLNSALSLLDLFLLYPSLARSEIAPILFEELFLGHFLPIFHWFNEQRSKILKSLASNGGGEYSRSEAEGWEVVPCTKSLSKLSIDQTLKLKELESNYERVLDRNCIDFAEHFKKILERKEESEWIASPKVKLLNKKEKWKEMEQILEDKLRTEHLSLPNGRYNPVWVEEDPIVSLVEVDSATKSKSPSPSPSPPPSPSLSSRIPGPLNFNGEQESSSGSKTFSIFNSAAQAQDDSSKIEENDGKTALFDSILETQKLKQTITSMEESGTKSAELDFAMEDSGNASPESGERYNTPSKDFVCPITCNIFYDPVTLETGQTYERSAIQEWLERGNSTCPITGQKLENTQLPKTNYVLKRLIASWLEENPNFALDKPIDEADPLVVLTSPVSVISQASIDRGMKEVRRAIVNLYASEVLEEAEAAVLCVERFWLEENVEMDIQLMLLKPPVINGLVEILVNSVNEQVLSAAIFLLSELGFKDAAVIQTLSRVESDVDCIVTLFKGGFMEAVVLIYQLGLSSQSLQEMDMVGSLLNAIKKNERDVNKMRLSHKSAAVILLRKILGKSKEGSLIAVVVLAENAIECIIGSLKAKQVEERISAVGILLRCIQEDGRCRNIIADTADLALVLESFIEVSNHEQFEIITFLSELVKLNRRTFNEQILQNIKDGGEYSTMHSLLIYLQTARRDQSPVVAGLLLQLDVLVEPRKMSIYREEAMDILISCLGDSDFPSTQISAAETIMSLQGRFSTSGRPLTRYFLLERAGFTKGHRKSIQRDTIRSAPGEVELTREEERAADEWERKMAFVLISHDFGLLFEPLAKGLNSKFAALFSACFVSATWLSHMLRSLPDTGILETARVCLLDHFLSIFTTTTDVEEKTLGLLAINSFVHEPDGLQCLSSNMKDIMRGLRELKRSTPLAFEMLKVLCEEQDLTSEFWCHQELFQVDCSTNGEVLSIAYFKDKIISGHSDGRIKVWAVRGTNLHLIHEVQEHSKGVTSLVVLEFEEKLYSGSLDKTIKVWSLGSDTIQCIQLHDVKDQIHNLVVSKTVACFIPHGAGIRVYSWGGESKLLNSSKHVKCLNLVGGKLFCGCHDSSIQEVDLATGTLSYIHSGSRKLLGKANPIQALQVYDEQLFSASTALDGAAVKIWSTSNYGMIGSLTTSLDVRSMAVSSDLTYLGGKGGMVEIWSREKHNKIDTLQMGRNCKIVCMALDEREEVLVIGTSDGRIQGWGL, encoded by the exons ATGGTGGACACTGGTTTCACCACCGCGTCGAATATTCTCCACCATATATCTACATTCATCTCAGAAATACTTGTTCAATCCGACCTCCGAAAGCGCCTTCTCTCCACCGTGTACGATAACTTTTCACTTTCCGACGAGATTGCCCTAAAACCACTAGGGCTTGCAGCTGAAGCTCTCGAAAACGCCATCTCCGCCGACAACTCTTCGATCAAAACCTCCTCTCTCCGTTGTGCAGAAGAGCTACTCCTGTCCCTTCCTGAAAAtcctatttcttcttttctattatcCCTAATCTACGGCCTGAAGCACCAAAACCTCAACTCCGCTCTTAGCCTCCTGGATTTGTTCCTCTTGTACCCATCATTGGCTCGGTCCGAAATCGCTCCGATTCTGTTCGAGGAGCTCTTTCTCGGGCATTTTCTTCCGATATTTCATTGGTTCAACGAACAGAGATCAAAAATCCTGAAGTCGTTGGCCTCGAATGGTGGTGGGGAATATTCAAGGAGTGAGGCTGAGGGGTGGGAAGTGGTTCCATGCACGAAATCGCTGTCGAAGTTGAGCATCGACCAAACTTTGAAGCTGAAGGAACTGGAAAGCAATTACGAGAGGGTTTTGGACAGGAATTGCATAGATTTTGCGGAACATTTCAAAAAGATTTTggaaaggaaagaggaaagtGAATGGATTGCAAGTCCGAAggtaaaattattgaataagaaagagaaatggaagGAAATGGAGCAGATTCTAGAGGACAAGTTAAGAACAGAGCACCTAAGCTTACCCAATGGACGGTATAat CCAGTTTGGGTTGAAGAAGATCCAATTGTCTCGCTTGTTGAAGTCGACAGTGCCACCAAGTCAAAGTCGCCGTCGCCGTCGCCGTCGCCGCCACCATCGCCGTCTCTTTCTTCCCGAATTCCCGGACCACTCAATTTCAACGGAGAGCAAGAATCTTCCAGTGGGTCCAAAACCTTTTCTATCTTCAATTCGGCTGCCCAAGCTCAAGACGATTCTTCTAAAATCGAG GAAAATGACGGCAAAACAGCATTGTTTGACTCTATACTCGAGACCCAGAAGCTAAAACAGACCATAACGTCCATGGAAGAATCAGGAACCAAATCAGCGGAGTTGGATTTTGCTATGGAGGATTCCGGCAATGCCTCACCGGAAAGTGGCGAAAGGTATAATACACCTTCTAAGGACTTTGTCTGTCCCATAACTTGCAACATCTTTTATGACCCAGTGACTTTGGAGACGGGTCAAACTTATGAGCGCAGTGCAATTCAGGAATGGCTTGAGAGAGGGAACTCAACTTGTCCAATCACTGGACAAAAGCTGGAAAATACCCAACTTCCCAAAACCAATTATGTGCTCAAACGCCTCATTGCGAGCTGGCTTGAAGAGAATCCCAATTTTGCTTTGGATAAACCTATTGATGAAGCCGACCCATTGGTTGTTTTGACTTCACCTGTTAGTGTCATAAGTCAAGCCTCCATTGATAGAGGCATGAAGGAGGTGAGGCGTGCAATTGTTAATCTCTATGCTTCTGAAGTTTTGGAGGAAGCAGAAGCTGCTGTGCTTTGTGTAGAGAGGTTCTGGTTGGAAGAGAATGTGGAAATGGATATACAACTTATGTTGTTGAAACCTCCCGTAATCAATGGACTTGTTGAGATCCTTGTCAATTCGGTAAATGAACAGGTTTTGAGTGCAGcaatctttcttttatcaGAGCTGGGATTCAAGGATGCTGCTGTGATTCAAACACTCTCCCGGGTCGAATCGGATGTGGATTGCATTGTGACTCTTTTCAAAGGAGGTTTCATGGAGGCTGTTGTGTTGATATATCAGTTAGGACTTTCCAGCCAGAGTTTACAAGAGATGGACATGGTGGGTTCTCTTTTGAATGCTAttaagaagaatgaaagagatgTGAATAAGATGCGTTTAAGCCATAAATCTGCTGCAGTGATTTTACTTAGAAAGATTTTGGGAAAGAGTAAAGAAGGTTCTTTGATTGCTGTTGTTGTGCTTGCTGAAAATGCAATTGAATGTATTATAGGTAGTTTGAAAGCAAAACAGGTAGAGGAGAGGATTTCTGCAGTTGGGATCTTGTTACGATGCATTCAAGAGGATGGGAGGTGCAGAAATATCATAGCTGATACAGCTGACTTAGCTTTGGTTTTGGAGAGTTTCATAGAAGTGAGTAACCACGAACAATTCGAGATCATTACATTTCTCTCTGAGTTAGTTAAGTTAAATAG gAGAACTTTTAACGaacaaattcttcaaaacatAAAGGATGGAGGTGAATATAGCACTATGCACTCCCTCTTGATATACTTACAAACTGCCAGAAGAGATCAATCCCCTGTGGTGGCTGGCCTTCTGCTACAACTTGATGTCTTG GTGGAACCGCGAAAGATGAGTATCTATCGTGAAGAGGCAATGGATATTCTTATTTCATGCCTTGGAGATTCCGACTTCCCAAGTACCCAAATTTCTGCTGCTGAGACGATAATGTCTTTACAAGGAAGGTTTAGCACATCTGGACGACCCTTGACTAGgtattttcttcttgaacGTGCTGGATTTACTAAAGGTCACAGGAAATCCATTCAAAGAGATACTATTAGAAGTGCTCCAGGAGAAGTGGAACTCACAAGG gaagaagagaggGCAGCTGATGAATGGGAAAGAAAGATGGCATTTGTACTTATAAGCCATGACTTTGGGTTGCTCTTTGAACCATTGGCAAAAGGTTTGAATAGCAAATTTGCAGCGCTATTTTCAGCATGCTTTGTCTCTGCCACATGGCTCAGTCATATGCTTAGGAGTCTTCCAGACACAGGGATTTTAGAAACTGCTCGAGTTTGCTTGCTTGATCACTTCTTATCCATTTTCACAACGACAACAGATGTGGAAGAGAAAACACTTGGCTTGCTAGCAATAAACAGTTTCGTACATGAACCAG ATGGACTGCAGTGCCTTAGTTCCAATATGAAAGATATTATGAGAGGTCTCAGGGAACTTAAGAGATCAACACCGTTGGCCTTTGAAATGCTAAAAGTTCTATGTGAGGAACAAGACTTGACTTCT GAATTCTGGTGTCATCAAGAACTGTTTCAAGTAGATTGCAGTACAAATGGAGAAGTACTATCAATTGCTTATTTCAAAGACAAGATCATCTCTGGCCATTCAGATGGAAGAATCAAG GTTTGGGCCGTTAGAGGGACTAATCTTCATCTCATACATGAAGTTCAAGAGCACTCTAAGGGAGTCACCAGTCTAGTAGTTTTGGAATTCGAAGAGAAACTATACAGTGGCTCTTTAGACAAGACCATTAAG GTATGGTCTCTCGGAAGTGATACAATCCAGTGCATACAACTTCACGACGTGAAGGATCAAATACATAACTTAGTTGTTTCAAAGACAGTTGCTTGCTTCATCCCACATGGAGCTGGTATCAGG GTTTATTCGTGGGGTGGGGAATCAAAGTTACTAAACTCAAGTAAACATGTCAAGTGTTTGAATCTTGTGGGTGGAAAACTTTTCTGTGGATGCCATGATAGTAGCATCCAG GAGGTCGATTTGGCTACAGGCACTTTAAGTTACATCCACAGTGGTTCCAGAAAACTGTTGGGGAAGGCCAATCCAATCCAGGCACTTCAAGTTTACGACGAACAGTTATTTTCAGCCAGCACTGCTTTGGATGGAGCAGCTGTGAAG aTTTGGAGTACATCGAACTACGGGATGATTGGATCGCTGACAACTTCACTGGATGTAAGGTCTATGGCTGTAAGTTCAGATCTAACTTACTTAGGAGGTAAAGGAGGAATGGTTGAAATCTGGAGCAGGGAAAAGCACAACAAAATTGACACACTTCAAATGGGTAGAAACTGCAAGATTGTTTGTATGGCATTAGACGAAAGGGAGGAAGTCCTGGTAATTGGAACGTCAGATGGTCGGATTCAG GGCTGGGGATTGTGA
- the LOC116404743 gene encoding uncharacterized protein LOC116404743 isoform X2 → MVFSVLQSPPFLFSPIRYISSPRLFLPLLLRLFLFSYYKVCRAKESVTKLLKGDVDNSYALIPKFFSKLKEINPGSFTAYEIDANGHFKYCFMAIASSIEGWTYCRPNIAVDGTFLKLDDFELYMRWMESIYPSFKGYLMKVGFKRWSRTYSRKRRYQIMTTNICESLNSKLKIGRDLPVASLFEVIREFLQQWFYEKKSSIMFKECFEFLG, encoded by the exons atggTTTTCTCTGTCCTTCAATCTCCACCGTTCTTGTTTTCTCCTATTCGCTACATCTCTTCTCCTcgtctttttcttcctcttctcctcCGTCTCTTCTTGTTCAG TTATTATAAGGTTTGTAGAGCAAAAGAATCTGTTACGAAGTTGTTGAAAGGAGATGTCGATAATTCTTATGCTTTGATTCCAAAgttcttttcaaaactaaaagaaataaatccAG GTTCATTTACTGCATATGAAATAGATGCAAATGgccatttcaaatattgtttcATGGCTATTGCATCATCAATTGAAGGTTGGACATATTGTAGACCAAATATAGCAGTTGATGGGACATTTTTAAAGT TAGATGATTTCGAGTTGTATATGAGATGGATGGAGTCGATATACCCATCTTTTAAAGGATACCTTATGAAAGTTGGTTTTAAGAGATGGTCACGCACATACtctagaaaaagaagatatcaaataaTGACAACAAATATTTGTGAAAGCTTGAATTCTAAGTTGAAGATTGGTAGAGACTTACCAGTTGCATCCTTGTTTGAGGTCATTAGAGAGTTTCTTCAACAGTGGTTTTATGAGAAGAAAAGCAGCATCATGTTCAAAGAGTGTTTTGAGTTCTTGGGCTGA
- the LOC116404743 gene encoding uncharacterized protein LOC116404743 isoform X1: MIRKNVSDHSCSMIVHSSHKQASSEFFSQCMIDYLRYSYSHSIPKDIIHHMCMNYGVSVSYYKVCRAKESVTKLLKGDVDNSYALIPKFFSKLKEINPGSFTAYEIDANGHFKYCFMAIASSIEGWTYCRPNIAVDGTFLKLDDFELYMRWMESIYPSFKGYLMKVGFKRWSRTYSRKRRYQIMTTNICESLNSKLKIGRDLPVASLFEVIREFLQQWFYEKKSSIMFKECFEFLG, from the exons ATGATTCGAAAAAATGTTAGTGATCATAGTTGCTCAATGATTGTTCATTCTTCTCATAAGCAAGCATCTTCAGAATTTTTTAGTCAATGTATGATTGATTATTTGAGGTATAGTTATTCTCATTCAATACCAAAAGATATCATTCACCATATGTGTATGAATTATGGAGTTTCTGTTAGTTATTATAAGGTTTGTAGAGCAAAAGAATCTGTTACGAAGTTGTTGAAAGGAGATGTCGATAATTCTTATGCTTTGATTCCAAAgttcttttcaaaactaaaagaaataaatccAG GTTCATTTACTGCATATGAAATAGATGCAAATGgccatttcaaatattgtttcATGGCTATTGCATCATCAATTGAAGGTTGGACATATTGTAGACCAAATATAGCAGTTGATGGGACATTTTTAAAGT TAGATGATTTCGAGTTGTATATGAGATGGATGGAGTCGATATACCCATCTTTTAAAGGATACCTTATGAAAGTTGGTTTTAAGAGATGGTCACGCACATACtctagaaaaagaagatatcaaataaTGACAACAAATATTTGTGAAAGCTTGAATTCTAAGTTGAAGATTGGTAGAGACTTACCAGTTGCATCCTTGTTTGAGGTCATTAGAGAGTTTCTTCAACAGTGGTTTTATGAGAAGAAAAGCAGCATCATGTTCAAAGAGTGTTTTGAGTTCTTGGGCTGA
- the LOC101208152 gene encoding bark storage protein A — protein MESRLILVILSVVVMVLEISLMTHAAVPKSIMKHIDRVNKNGPYLGIVVPNAFEMNPLLQSPSLMADHNLPHLDFSGRRFRFGRIKDKKVIIVMTGLSMLNAGTTTQLLLALFRVKGVIHCGIAGNADPQLEIGDVTIPQYWAHTGLWNWQRFGDGPDDELALESNGDYTRKIGFLKFSNFNTVDTKTEKSVDNLLNNVWYQPEEIFPVDGTPEIRQNAFWIPVDKHYFSLAKKLEGLKLERCLNSTNCLPRAPVAVRVQRGVSANVFVDNKAYREFLQSTFNVTSIDMETAAVALVCLQQKIPFIAFRSLSDLAGGGSALSNEAAAFAVLASQNAATALVKFITLL, from the exons ATGGAGAGCCGTTTGATTTTGGTGATATTAAGTGTGGTTGTAATGGTACTGGAGATTAGCCTCATGACTCATGCAGCTGTTCCAAAGAGTATTATGAAACATATTGATAGAGTAAACAAAAATGGCCCTTATTTGGGCATAGTGGTGCCTAATGCCTTTGAAATGAATCCTCTTCTTCAATCTCCAAGCTTGATGGCTGATCATAATCTTCCCCACCTTGATTTTTCAG gtCGACGGTTTCGATTTGGACGTATAAAAGACAAGAAGGTTATAATTGTAATGACCGGACTAAGCATG CTTAATGCAGGAACAACCACACAGTTGCTTTTAGCCCTATTTAGAGTAAAAGGTGTGATTCATTGTGGAATAGCAGGAAATGCAGATCCTCAGCTTGAAATTGGGGATGTAACAATTCCTCAATATTGGGCTCATACAGGCCTATGGAATTGGCAG CGATTTGGAGATGGACCGGACGACGAACTTGCATTAGAATCCAATGGAGATTACACGAGAAAGATCGGTTTCCTGAAATTTTCCAACTTCAATACGGTTGACACAAAGACAGAAAAATCTGTAGACAACCTTTTGAACAATGTCTGGTACCAACCAGAAGAGATCTTCCCTGTAGATGGAACTCCTGAAATCAGACAGAATGCGTTTTGGATTCCCGTGGACAAACACTACTTTTCATTAGCCAAGAAACTTGAG GGATTGAAGTTGGAAAGGTGTCTGAATTCAACAAATTGCTTACCAAGGGCTCCTGTTGCAGTGAGGGTGCAAAGAGGGGTCAGTGCCAACGTGTTTGTTGACAATAAAGCTTACAGAGAGTTCCTGCAATCAACATTCAATGTGACCTCCATTGACATGGAAACTGCAGCTGTGGCACTCGTCTGTCTTCAACAAAAGATACCCTTCATTGCATTTAGATCATTGTCTGATTTGGCTGGTGGAGGCTCTGCTTTGTCCAATGAGGCTGCAGCCTTTGCCGTATTAGCATCCCAGAACGCTGCCACTGCTCTTGTTAAATTCATTACTTTACTGTAA